A stretch of the Salminus brasiliensis chromosome 19, fSalBra1.hap2, whole genome shotgun sequence genome encodes the following:
- the npas4a gene encoding neuronal PAS domain-containing protein 4A isoform X2, whose translation MYRSTKGASKARRDQINAEIRNLRDLLPISDADKARLSYLHIMSLACMYTRKSVFFCQDVAAAGGAEESARFLSFHELSELVQAMPGFLLLLTGEGKLLYLSDSVSEHLGHSMVDLVAQGDSVYDIIDPADHFIMRSNLVPPTSPETDRLFRCRFNTSKSVRRQSAGNKLVLIRARCLSPPPGPSSPGSYWTSNPVWVCFCAPLDPHPTRPGTSTEQPSAPSLESGFLLTCFRSQHSRDMRLQEAQDSVSVYLGMDAEALRSRSWYSLLHPQDLSHASAQHCSLLREGGEGRAEMVVRVEAADHSWVWLYMVLQLETGENPISSNNYIISESEAWSVRQQLSSEETQLSVVLSTSTSTSQQDPASLQSPETLSSPDQVFTPGSSGLSGQSFDFSTTVCSTGSAEEQGASSSMETMPLESGPRSSLSSLEEETFFQQPPSETIDRPSAASSPVTVATVSDLDFLTQNILLPPAFQVDPPLPALPLPLPPVPTTQAQQTKEFVCTPPYTPQLGSSSFPFGEPLFSFDPTGATTPPPLAPTATVTTTVAPSLSPSAPSNPQGSPAPPTTTLSTLLPLTLQPPSTDILFPAEPCSSSLYEKLPPTPDSPGDGDCTVMTLPEVRGPLYVDVPHGPLPYPPEGLLTPEASPGKQPSLSFFSLEREREKERTEISLLAQHISTLAEGFYLDPLLSKLLPSSISPRAPSPSLDSVGLETASLLGEFYPVKSWRGLDLPIFPDDDSLFEESVLETLLKDLSSPSLSPTPSSPSSPPCSPPTPECWCPPLHFDGVSAVSAGHFCSVQSAHCNHAAGCGAMMSPVNAGDMADGKAAGEVAMETEVAASPLSTSIPASPPLQLIASPISPVPVSSPVSPASPGLPCAQSLLEELAALEPTFGAGASIAPGLGQQPELYQLQSHLPQQCFRKDGSGSDPPF comes from the exons ATGTACCGTTCCACTAAAGGAGCTTCGAAAGCTCGGAGGGACCAAATAAACGCAGAGATCAGAAACCTGAGGGACTTGTTGCCCATCTCCGATGCGGACAAGGCTCGCCTCTCCTATCTACACATCATGTCCCTTGCCTGCATGTACACGAGGAAATCCGTCTTCTTCTGTCAAG ATGTAGCTGCAGCTGGTGGTGCTGAGGAAAGCGCAAGGTTCTTATCGTTTCACGAGCTCTCAGAACTGGTGCAAGCCATGCCAGGTTTCCTGCTGCTACTGACCGGGGAGGGAAAGCTACTTTATCTGTCGGACAGCGTCTCTGAGCACCTCGGACACTCAATG GTAGATTTGGTCGCCCAAGGGGACAGTGTATATGACATAATAGACCCTGCAGACCACTTTATTATGAGGAGTAACCTGGTGCCTCCAACGTCACCTGAGACAG aCCGATTGTTCCGTTGCCGTTTCAACACCTCCAAGTCGGTACGCAGACAGAGCGCTGGAAACAAGCTTGTTCTGATccgggctcgctgtctatcacCACCACCTGGGCCCTCCTCGCCGGGATCCTACTGGACCTCCAATCCAGTATGGGTGTGTTTTTGCGCACCTCTGGATCCCCACCCGACCCGACCTGGCACCTCCACAGAACAGCCTTCAGCCCCATCCCTGGAGAGCGGTTTCCTCCTAACATGTTTCCGTTCACAGCACAGTCGGGACATGAGACTACAGGAAGCCCAGGACAG TGTAAGTGTTTACCTGGGAATGGATGCAGAGGCTCTGCGGTCTCGCTCCTGGTACAGCCTGCTGCACCCCCAGGACCTTTCGCATGCCTCGGCTCAGCACTGCAGTCTAT taagagagggaggagaaggcAGGGCAGAgatggtggtacgagtggaagCTGCGGATCATTCATGGGTCTGGCTTTATATGGTCCTGCAGCTGGAGACAGGAGAGAACCCCATCAGCAGCAACAACTATATAATCAG TGAGTCAGAGGCCTGGTCAGTGAGGCAACAGCTGAGCTCTGAGGAGACCCAGCTCTCTGTAGTGCTGAGCACCAGCACCAGTACCTCCCAACAGGACCCTGCAAGTTTGCAGAGTCCAGAGACCCTCTCCAGCCCTGACCAAGTCTTCACACCCGGGAGCAGTGGTCTCTCAGGTCAATCATTTGACTTCAGCACAACAGTGTGCAGCACTGGCTCTGCAGAAGAGCAAGGTGCCAGCTCCTCAATGGAAACCATGCCATTGGAGAGTGGTCCACGCTCCAGTCTCTCCTCTCTGGAGGAAGAGACCTTCTTCCAGCAGCCACCCAGCGAAACAATCGACAGGCCTTCAGCTGCTTCATCCCCTGTTACTGTTGCCACAGTGTCAGACTTGGACTTCCTCACTCAGAACATTCTGCTTCCCCCTGCTTTCCAGGTAGATCCCCCACTACCTGCACTCCCCCTTCCTCTACCACCAGTGCCTACCACCCAGGCCCAGCAGACCAAGGAGTTTGTGTGCACCCCTCCATATACACCTCAGCTGGGAAGCAGCAGCTTCCCCTTTGGGGAACCCCTCTTCAGCTTCGATCCCACTGGTgccaccacaccaccaccactcgcCCCTACTGCAACAGTCACAACTACAGTAGCCCCCTCTCTTTCCCCATCTGCCCCCTCAAACCCACAAGGCAGCCCTGCTCCTCCAACCACCACACTGTCCACGCTACTGCCACTCACTCTGCAACCTCCATCCACAGACATTCTCTTCCCTGCAGAGCCTTGCAGCAGTTCACTCTACGAGAAGCTTCCTCCAACCCCAGACAGTCCAGGAGATGGGGACTGCACCGTCATGACACTGCCTGAGGTTCGCGGTCCACTCTATGTTGATGTCCCTCATGGGCCACTCCCATACCCACCTGAAGGCCTGCTCACACCTGAAGCCTCACCTGGAAAACAGCCCAGCCTGTCCTTCTTCTCCCTAGAgcgggagagagaaaaagaaaggacaGAGATCTCTCTTTTGGCGCAGCACATAAGCACGCTAGCTGAGGGGTTCTACCTGGACCCTCTTCTCTCCAAGCTGCTGCCCTCTTCCATCTCTCCACgagctccctctccctccctggACTCAGTAGGACTGGAGACGGCCTCACTTCTGGGTGAATTCTACCCAGTCAAATCCTGGAGAGGCCTAGACCTGCCCATCTTCCCAGATGACGACTCTCTGTTTGAAGAGAGTGTCTTAGAAACCCTCCTTAAAGACCTATCCTCACCATCACTCTCCCCCACCCCCTCTTCTCCCTCCAGTCCTCCTTGTTCCCCCCCGACTCCTGAGTGCTGGTGTCCACCCCTGCACTTTGATGGGGTCTCTGCCGTGAGTGCCGGCCACTTCTGTAGCGTCCAATCGGCGCACTGTAACCACGCGGCCGGGTGCGGGGCTATGATGTCGCCAGTCAACGCAGGCGACATGGCGGATGGGAAGGCGGCAGGCGAAGTTGCCATGGAGACAGAGGTAGCGGCATCGCCACTGTCTACCAGTATCCCAGCGTCTCCACCGCTGCAACTGATAGCCTCGCCCATCTCTCCAGTGCCTGTCTCCTCACCCGTCAGCCCCGCATCGCCTGGCCTGCCCTGCGCCCAGTCCCTCCTCGAGGAGCTGGCCGCCCTGGAACCCACGTTTGGGGCAGGTGCCTCGATCGCCCCTGGCCTGGGGCAACAACCTGAGTTGTATCAACTCCAAAGTCACCTGCCGCAACAGTGCTTCCGCAAAG ATGGGAGTGGAAGTGATCCTCCGTTCTAA
- the npas4a gene encoding neuronal PAS domain-containing protein 4A isoform X1: MYRSTKGASKARRDQINAEIRNLRDLLPISDADKARLSYLHIMSLACMYTRKSVFFCQDVAAAGGAEESARFLSFHELSELVQAMPGFLLLLTGEGKLLYLSDSVSEHLGHSMVDLVAQGDSVYDIIDPADHFIMRSNLVPPTSPETDRLFRCRFNTSKSVRRQSAGNKLVLIRARCLSPPPGPSSPGSYWTSNPVWVCFCAPLDPHPTRPGTSTEQPSAPSLESGFLLTCFRSQHSRDMRLQEAQDSVSVYLGMDAEALRSRSWYSLLHPQDLSHASAQHCSLLREGGEGRAEMVVRVEAADHSWVWLYMVLQLETGENPISSNNYIISESEAWSVRQQLSSEETQLSVVLSTSTSTSQQDPASLQSPETLSSPDQVFTPGSSGLSGQSFDFSTTVCSTGSAEEQGASSSMETMPLESGPRSSLSSLEEETFFQQPPSETIDRPSAASSPVTVATVSDLDFLTQNILLPPAFQVDPPLPALPLPLPPVPTTQAQQTKEFVCTPPYTPQLGSSSFPFGEPLFSFDPTGATTPPPLAPTATVTTTVAPSLSPSAPSNPQGSPAPPTTTLSTLLPLTLQPPSTDILFPAEPCSSSLYEKLPPTPDSPGDGDCTVMTLPEVRGPLYVDVPHGPLPYPPEGLLTPEASPGKQPSLSFFSLEREREKERTEISLLAQHISTLAEGFYLDPLLSKLLPSSISPRAPSPSLDSVGLETASLLGEFYPVKSWRGLDLPIFPDDDSLFEESVLETLLKDLSSPSLSPTPSSPSSPPCSPPTPECWCPPLHFDGVSAVSAGHFCSVQSAHCNHAAGCGAMMSPVNAGDMADGKAAGEVAMETEVAASPLSTSIPASPPLQLIASPISPVPVSSPVSPASPGLPCAQSLLEELAALEPTFGAGASIAPGLGQQPELYQLQSHLPQQCFRKGESSSLLFFFFFFLNSANTVYSNLPEYARQPRSIR, encoded by the exons ATGTACCGTTCCACTAAAGGAGCTTCGAAAGCTCGGAGGGACCAAATAAACGCAGAGATCAGAAACCTGAGGGACTTGTTGCCCATCTCCGATGCGGACAAGGCTCGCCTCTCCTATCTACACATCATGTCCCTTGCCTGCATGTACACGAGGAAATCCGTCTTCTTCTGTCAAG ATGTAGCTGCAGCTGGTGGTGCTGAGGAAAGCGCAAGGTTCTTATCGTTTCACGAGCTCTCAGAACTGGTGCAAGCCATGCCAGGTTTCCTGCTGCTACTGACCGGGGAGGGAAAGCTACTTTATCTGTCGGACAGCGTCTCTGAGCACCTCGGACACTCAATG GTAGATTTGGTCGCCCAAGGGGACAGTGTATATGACATAATAGACCCTGCAGACCACTTTATTATGAGGAGTAACCTGGTGCCTCCAACGTCACCTGAGACAG aCCGATTGTTCCGTTGCCGTTTCAACACCTCCAAGTCGGTACGCAGACAGAGCGCTGGAAACAAGCTTGTTCTGATccgggctcgctgtctatcacCACCACCTGGGCCCTCCTCGCCGGGATCCTACTGGACCTCCAATCCAGTATGGGTGTGTTTTTGCGCACCTCTGGATCCCCACCCGACCCGACCTGGCACCTCCACAGAACAGCCTTCAGCCCCATCCCTGGAGAGCGGTTTCCTCCTAACATGTTTCCGTTCACAGCACAGTCGGGACATGAGACTACAGGAAGCCCAGGACAG TGTAAGTGTTTACCTGGGAATGGATGCAGAGGCTCTGCGGTCTCGCTCCTGGTACAGCCTGCTGCACCCCCAGGACCTTTCGCATGCCTCGGCTCAGCACTGCAGTCTAT taagagagggaggagaaggcAGGGCAGAgatggtggtacgagtggaagCTGCGGATCATTCATGGGTCTGGCTTTATATGGTCCTGCAGCTGGAGACAGGAGAGAACCCCATCAGCAGCAACAACTATATAATCAG TGAGTCAGAGGCCTGGTCAGTGAGGCAACAGCTGAGCTCTGAGGAGACCCAGCTCTCTGTAGTGCTGAGCACCAGCACCAGTACCTCCCAACAGGACCCTGCAAGTTTGCAGAGTCCAGAGACCCTCTCCAGCCCTGACCAAGTCTTCACACCCGGGAGCAGTGGTCTCTCAGGTCAATCATTTGACTTCAGCACAACAGTGTGCAGCACTGGCTCTGCAGAAGAGCAAGGTGCCAGCTCCTCAATGGAAACCATGCCATTGGAGAGTGGTCCACGCTCCAGTCTCTCCTCTCTGGAGGAAGAGACCTTCTTCCAGCAGCCACCCAGCGAAACAATCGACAGGCCTTCAGCTGCTTCATCCCCTGTTACTGTTGCCACAGTGTCAGACTTGGACTTCCTCACTCAGAACATTCTGCTTCCCCCTGCTTTCCAGGTAGATCCCCCACTACCTGCACTCCCCCTTCCTCTACCACCAGTGCCTACCACCCAGGCCCAGCAGACCAAGGAGTTTGTGTGCACCCCTCCATATACACCTCAGCTGGGAAGCAGCAGCTTCCCCTTTGGGGAACCCCTCTTCAGCTTCGATCCCACTGGTgccaccacaccaccaccactcgcCCCTACTGCAACAGTCACAACTACAGTAGCCCCCTCTCTTTCCCCATCTGCCCCCTCAAACCCACAAGGCAGCCCTGCTCCTCCAACCACCACACTGTCCACGCTACTGCCACTCACTCTGCAACCTCCATCCACAGACATTCTCTTCCCTGCAGAGCCTTGCAGCAGTTCACTCTACGAGAAGCTTCCTCCAACCCCAGACAGTCCAGGAGATGGGGACTGCACCGTCATGACACTGCCTGAGGTTCGCGGTCCACTCTATGTTGATGTCCCTCATGGGCCACTCCCATACCCACCTGAAGGCCTGCTCACACCTGAAGCCTCACCTGGAAAACAGCCCAGCCTGTCCTTCTTCTCCCTAGAgcgggagagagaaaaagaaaggacaGAGATCTCTCTTTTGGCGCAGCACATAAGCACGCTAGCTGAGGGGTTCTACCTGGACCCTCTTCTCTCCAAGCTGCTGCCCTCTTCCATCTCTCCACgagctccctctccctccctggACTCAGTAGGACTGGAGACGGCCTCACTTCTGGGTGAATTCTACCCAGTCAAATCCTGGAGAGGCCTAGACCTGCCCATCTTCCCAGATGACGACTCTCTGTTTGAAGAGAGTGTCTTAGAAACCCTCCTTAAAGACCTATCCTCACCATCACTCTCCCCCACCCCCTCTTCTCCCTCCAGTCCTCCTTGTTCCCCCCCGACTCCTGAGTGCTGGTGTCCACCCCTGCACTTTGATGGGGTCTCTGCCGTGAGTGCCGGCCACTTCTGTAGCGTCCAATCGGCGCACTGTAACCACGCGGCCGGGTGCGGGGCTATGATGTCGCCAGTCAACGCAGGCGACATGGCGGATGGGAAGGCGGCAGGCGAAGTTGCCATGGAGACAGAGGTAGCGGCATCGCCACTGTCTACCAGTATCCCAGCGTCTCCACCGCTGCAACTGATAGCCTCGCCCATCTCTCCAGTGCCTGTCTCCTCACCCGTCAGCCCCGCATCGCCTGGCCTGCCCTGCGCCCAGTCCCTCCTCGAGGAGCTGGCCGCCCTGGAACCCACGTTTGGGGCAGGTGCCTCGATCGCCCCTGGCCTGGGGCAACAACCTGAGTTGTATCAACTCCAAAGTCACCTGCCGCAACAGTGCTTCCGCAAAGGTGAGAGCAgctctcttctgttttttttttttttttttttaaattccgCAAACACCGTCTACTCGAATTTACCAGAATATGCTCGGCAACCGAGAAGCATTCGCTAA